One Acutalibacter muris DNA window includes the following coding sequences:
- a CDS encoding YitT family protein, protein MRRLDWKRLKKASEVGFAIIAGNMLLGFAVAAFILPSGVIMGGATGVGVVLARFIPLDTALIVLCVNLLALALGWAVLGWRFVLATVASSLLYPIFLGAAQRVPGIEGLTADPLLSALLGGGLVGIAVGLVMRVGSSTGGTDVVNLVLHKCTHIPVSVAVYLTDIVIMGAQAVFSDPEQILYGVVLLVVETIVLDKVMLLGQSQIQLFVISSRYEEIRQKCLTKLQAGITMVQIETGRTRSPQRGVLCVIPPRKLYAAQSLIQSVDPNAFLTITQIKEVRGQGFSSERVYVEPPEIPAR, encoded by the coding sequence ATGAGAAGGCTTGATTGGAAGCGCTTGAAAAAAGCGTCGGAGGTTGGCTTTGCGATCATAGCCGGGAATATGCTGCTGGGGTTCGCCGTGGCAGCATTCATCCTGCCCAGCGGCGTCATCATGGGCGGGGCCACGGGCGTTGGGGTGGTTCTGGCAAGGTTCATCCCGCTGGACACCGCCCTGATTGTTTTATGCGTGAACCTGCTGGCCCTGGCGCTGGGCTGGGCGGTGTTGGGATGGAGGTTCGTTTTGGCTACGGTGGCCAGCTCCTTGCTCTACCCCATCTTCCTGGGCGCGGCCCAGAGGGTGCCGGGTATCGAAGGACTGACTGCCGACCCGTTGCTGTCGGCCCTGCTGGGCGGCGGGCTGGTGGGAATAGCCGTGGGGCTGGTGATGCGGGTGGGCTCCTCCACCGGCGGCACGGATGTGGTCAATCTGGTACTGCATAAGTGTACACATATCCCGGTCTCCGTGGCGGTCTACCTGACGGATATTGTCATCATGGGCGCGCAGGCTGTGTTCTCTGACCCGGAGCAAATCCTGTACGGCGTTGTGCTGCTGGTGGTAGAGACGATTGTGCTGGACAAGGTGATGCTTTTAGGGCAGTCACAGATACAGCTCTTTGTGATTTCCAGCCGGTACGAGGAGATACGGCAGAAATGCCTGACAAAGCTGCAGGCCGGTATCACTATGGTTCAAATCGAAACCGGCAGGACAAGGTCACCTCAGCGCGGTGTGCTGTGCGTGATCCCGCCCAGGAAGCTCTATGCCGCACAGTCGCTGATACAATCCGTTGACCCTAACGCGTTCCTGACCATCACACAGATCAAGGAGGTTCGGGGGCAGGGCTTTTCCAGCGAACGGGTCTATGTGGAGCCGCCCGAAATCCCTGCCCGATAA
- a CDS encoding trigger factor yields MKSRILKVKDYREVDVEPLLRPFVPDETALEAELRRLTNPYIRWEPGEEVSAGDQVVCRLLSDCPRYNKEKVRFVAGSGMFQRELENLSIGMRVGETREAGLPEGKVSLTLAGVMNRVAPEPSDEMVEKLELDGVHTVAEYRAYLLEQQREAAFGQDSFEALKKLTREVISGSEFILYREDWAEAINRELDRCRTLCRQEGMVLEEMTPEQFQGRIPVKSYHELVAMLQYDGWDNLCRYLLGRRYAETDSFHSGEAEYKAFIADYAKTWRVSEESAREANPFENFIFNEYTGHAYTVLRNYIREFY; encoded by the coding sequence ATGAAATCAAGAATATTGAAGGTAAAGGACTACCGGGAGGTGGACGTGGAGCCTCTGCTCAGGCCCTTTGTGCCGGATGAGACAGCGCTGGAGGCGGAGCTGAGGCGGCTGACTAACCCATATATCCGCTGGGAACCCGGCGAGGAGGTTTCTGCCGGGGACCAGGTGGTGTGCCGGTTGCTTTCGGACTGCCCCCGGTACAATAAGGAGAAAGTTCGCTTCGTGGCAGGGAGCGGGATGTTTCAAAGGGAGCTGGAAAATCTCTCCATCGGCATGAGGGTGGGCGAGACCCGGGAGGCCGGCCTGCCGGAGGGGAAGGTGTCCCTTACGCTGGCGGGGGTGATGAACCGCGTGGCCCCGGAACCCAGTGATGAGATGGTGGAGAAGCTGGAGCTGGACGGCGTGCATACTGTGGCGGAATACCGGGCCTACCTGCTGGAGCAGCAGCGGGAGGCCGCCTTCGGACAAGACTCCTTTGAAGCGCTGAAGAAACTCACCCGGGAGGTGATAAGCGGCTCGGAGTTTATCCTATACAGGGAGGACTGGGCCGAAGCTATCAACCGGGAGCTGGACCGCTGCCGGACGCTGTGCCGCCAGGAGGGCATGGTCCTGGAGGAAATGACGCCGGAGCAGTTCCAGGGCCGCATCCCAGTGAAAAGCTACCATGAGCTGGTAGCCATGCTCCAATATGATGGTTGGGACAATCTCTGCCGCTATCTGCTGGGCCGCCGGTACGCCGAAACGGACAGTTTCCACTCCGGCGAGGCGGAGTACAAGGCGTTTATCGCGGACTATGCAAAAACCTGGCGCGTCTCAGAGGAAAGCGCCAGGGAGGCCAACCCGTTTGAGAACTTCATTTTTAACGAATACACCGGGCACGCCTATACAGTGCTGAGAAACTATATCAGAGAATTTTATTAA
- a CDS encoding NAD(P)/FAD-dependent oxidoreductase, with the protein MYDLLIIGSGPAGVSAALSAKARGLDFLWFGSRQLSPKIAKAERVMNYPGLPAVTGPEMREAFLHQVDSLGISVLEERVNSIYGMGGYYTAVVNDKMYDGRTVILAPGVSNSREIPGESRLLGKGVSYCATCDGELYRGKRIAVVCTDPSLEEEVEFLAGLASDVFLCTSYKDCGVQRDNVRHTVGYPAEILGEDRASGLICGGETVAADGVFCLRSCVAPSALLPGLAAECGHIQVDRGQRTNLPGCFAAGDCTGRPYQYAKAVGEGNVALHSVVEYLKEMEACE; encoded by the coding sequence ATGTACGACCTGCTTATTATCGGCAGCGGGCCCGCCGGTGTTTCCGCCGCGCTGAGCGCAAAGGCGCGGGGCTTGGATTTCCTGTGGTTCGGCTCCAGACAGTTGAGCCCTAAAATTGCGAAAGCTGAGCGCGTTATGAACTATCCGGGGCTTCCGGCGGTCACCGGGCCAGAGATGCGGGAAGCCTTTTTACATCAAGTAGACAGCCTGGGCATTTCTGTTTTAGAGGAACGGGTCAATTCCATCTACGGCATGGGCGGCTATTATACCGCCGTGGTCAACGACAAGATGTATGACGGCAGGACTGTCATCCTGGCCCCGGGGGTATCTAACAGCCGTGAGATACCCGGCGAGAGCCGGTTGCTGGGGAAGGGGGTCAGCTATTGCGCCACCTGTGACGGGGAGCTGTATCGGGGCAAACGTATAGCGGTGGTCTGCACGGACCCGTCCTTGGAGGAAGAAGTGGAGTTTCTGGCCGGGCTGGCTTCGGACGTGTTCCTGTGTACCAGCTATAAGGATTGCGGTGTCCAGCGGGACAATGTGCGGCATACGGTGGGCTATCCCGCGGAAATTTTGGGTGAGGACAGGGCCTCCGGCCTGATCTGCGGCGGAGAGACAGTAGCGGCGGACGGAGTCTTCTGTCTGCGTTCCTGCGTGGCCCCCTCGGCGCTGCTGCCGGGACTGGCGGCAGAGTGCGGGCACATCCAGGTGGACCGGGGACAGCGGACCAACCTGCCGGGCTGTTTTGCCGCCGGGGACTGCACGGGACGGCCCTATCAGTACGCAAAAGCGGTGGGCGAGGGCAACGTGGCCCTGCACAGCGTGGTGGAATACCTGAAAGAAATGGAGGCGTGTGAATGA
- a CDS encoding L-cysteine desulfidase family protein — protein MLTTETTKAYLSILREELVPATGCTEPIALAYAAARLRDILGVWPERIRAEVSGNIIKNVKSVVVPNTGGLKGISAAIAAGIAAGDAEKILQVISTVPSDRHGAIAAYCQDTPIEIVCADTPRMLDIRLTGWAGEHSACVHIANSHSNIVREEKNGEVLLEKPVTDSAEDSLTDKSVLNVADILEFANTAELGDIAPLLQRQIDCNTAIAAEGLKNNWGANIGSVLLVEYPGDIKTEAKAWAAAGSDARMSGCELPVVILSGSGNQGITASVPVVRYARFLGANQEKLYRALLVSDLVTIHQKSGIGRLSAYCGAVSAGVGAGAGIAYLLDGGYEAIAHTIVNAVAIISGTICDGAKPSCAAKIAASVDAGILGYSMYKNHQEFKSGDGIVTKGVDDTIANVGLLAQQGMRQTDQTILSIMTERCK, from the coding sequence ATGTTGACTACCGAAACCACAAAGGCGTATCTGTCCATTTTAAGGGAAGAACTGGTCCCCGCCACAGGCTGTACGGAGCCCATCGCCCTAGCCTATGCCGCTGCCCGGCTCCGAGATATCCTGGGAGTCTGGCCGGAAAGGATACGGGCAGAGGTCTCCGGCAATATCATCAAAAATGTGAAAAGCGTGGTCGTCCCCAACACCGGAGGGCTAAAGGGCATCTCCGCGGCTATTGCGGCGGGAATAGCCGCGGGGGACGCTGAGAAAATCCTGCAGGTCATCTCCACCGTTCCGTCGGACCGGCATGGGGCAATCGCGGCCTATTGTCAGGATACCCCCATTGAGATAGTCTGTGCCGACACCCCCCGGATGCTGGACATCCGGCTCACCGGCTGGGCTGGGGAGCATTCCGCCTGTGTACATATCGCCAACAGCCACAGCAATATCGTCAGAGAAGAAAAGAACGGCGAAGTCCTGTTGGAAAAGCCGGTGACAGATTCCGCCGAGGACAGCCTGACGGACAAGAGCGTGCTGAATGTGGCGGATATTCTGGAGTTTGCGAACACGGCGGAGCTTGGGGATATCGCACCGCTACTACAGCGGCAGATCGACTGCAACACGGCTATCGCGGCGGAAGGGCTGAAAAATAACTGGGGCGCCAATATTGGCTCCGTTCTGCTGGTGGAGTACCCCGGGGACATCAAGACCGAGGCGAAAGCCTGGGCCGCCGCAGGGAGCGACGCCCGGATGAGCGGGTGCGAGCTGCCGGTGGTGATACTCTCCGGCTCCGGCAACCAGGGGATAACCGCCTCCGTGCCGGTGGTCCGGTACGCAAGGTTCCTGGGGGCAAACCAGGAAAAGCTGTACCGGGCGCTGCTGGTCAGCGACCTGGTGACCATCCACCAGAAAAGCGGCATAGGCCGTCTTTCGGCCTACTGTGGCGCGGTCAGCGCAGGGGTCGGGGCAGGAGCCGGGATCGCCTATCTGCTGGACGGCGGCTACGAGGCCATAGCGCACACCATCGTCAACGCAGTGGCTATCATCAGCGGAACCATCTGCGATGGGGCAAAGCCCTCCTGCGCCGCCAAGATTGCCGCCAGTGTAGACGCGGGGATATTGGGCTACTCTATGTATAAAAACCACCAGGAATTCAAAAGCGGCGACGGCATCGTGACCAAAGGCGTGGATGATACGATCGCGAATGTGGGCCTTTTAGCTCAGCAGGGAATGCGGCAGACGGACCAGACGATATTGTCTATTATGACTGAGCGGTGCAAATGA
- a CDS encoding insulinase family protein — MEKNSILSGFIVLDQQRVDELEADLWQMEHQKSGARLVWLERAEENKTFAIAFQTQPWDDTGVFHILEHSVLCGSKRYPVKEPFVELMKSSMNTFLNAMTFPDRTVYPVSSRNGQDFINLLRVYMDAVLHPLLHSKPEIFGQEGWHYELGEDGALSVKGVVYNEMKGAFSSPDALLEREAARRLFPDTCYRYVFGGDPAHIPELTYEAFAAAHSRLYHPSNSYIFLDGSVDIAQVLEILDSEYLCAYERCPTPEGIPLQKPVEAGLSAIRYELSAQESLEGRARLADGYAVCTFRDRETLMALQALSDVLCGDNQAPLKRRLLESGLAQDVRLELHDGVQQPWLLLEARDIAEDKSEEVSSALRDELERLSREGLDHRRILAALDNLEFEARQRDYGQMPQGLMLCFQVMESWLYGGDPAANLSVGTLFDGLRDKCGTGYFEELLKQLILENPHHCRILALPSHTIGQERRAQETARLSAIRSSWGTEEAAGVHRFQEAIAAWQNMPDTPEQLASIPRLRLDQIPAEPEKLPIEEESTGCVTLLRHRLPTNGITYCNLYFALDDLSPEELAKASFMAQLFGCLDTAKYSLADLSREMRSLFGNIWFTVEAYGRQNAPDRCRTFLCVSCSILDAKLEKALSLLTELLVGQQWENSQQALTFLRQRRAAMAEQMVTAGHSAAMSRVLACSTAEGAVQEQASGITFLRWLTELEQNFPARFPALAQDLISLAQRIFCRARMTVSVTAGNEASAKTVTRLLSSSLPQGSFALPCTGAVLPWEPRREGFVIPSGVSYAALGGVFQGAGSGSAKVMGRTVSLAHLWNTVRVQGGAYGTGMVLRDTGFAGFYSFRDPSAARTLDCYRTSSDFLRGIDIDLTGMITGAAAESDPLLTARMKGRMADALYWRQISHEDRCRVRREMLAAVPEDLKALAGPVEDLTARGSICVLGSRQQVDACAGWLDNIVVL; from the coding sequence ATGGAAAAGAACAGTATCCTTTCAGGTTTTATTGTCCTAGATCAACAACGTGTTGACGAGCTGGAGGCGGACCTCTGGCAGATGGAGCACCAAAAGTCCGGCGCCCGACTGGTATGGCTGGAGCGGGCGGAGGAAAACAAGACCTTCGCCATCGCCTTCCAGACCCAGCCCTGGGACGACACAGGCGTGTTCCATATCCTGGAGCACTCCGTCCTGTGCGGCTCCAAACGCTACCCGGTGAAGGAGCCCTTTGTGGAGCTGATGAAAAGCTCCATGAACACCTTCCTCAACGCCATGACCTTCCCTGACAGAACTGTCTACCCTGTATCCAGCCGGAACGGCCAGGATTTTATCAATCTCCTGCGGGTCTACATGGACGCGGTACTGCACCCGCTGCTACACTCCAAGCCGGAGATTTTCGGCCAGGAGGGCTGGCACTACGAGCTGGGCGAAGACGGCGCGCTCTCCGTCAAGGGCGTGGTGTATAACGAGATGAAGGGGGCCTTCTCCTCGCCGGACGCCCTTCTGGAGCGGGAAGCGGCCCGCCGCCTGTTCCCGGATACCTGCTACCGCTATGTTTTTGGGGGTGACCCGGCGCATATCCCGGAGCTGACCTACGAAGCCTTCGCTGCCGCCCACAGCCGTCTCTACCACCCATCAAATTCCTATATATTCCTGGACGGCAGCGTAGATATCGCGCAGGTTCTTGAGATTTTGGACAGTGAATACCTTTGTGCATACGAGCGCTGTCCCACGCCGGAAGGGATACCTCTGCAAAAGCCTGTTGAGGCGGGCCTGTCCGCTATACGCTATGAGCTGTCCGCACAGGAATCCTTGGAGGGACGCGCCCGGCTGGCAGATGGGTACGCTGTCTGCACCTTCCGGGACAGGGAGACGTTAATGGCGCTGCAAGCCTTATCGGATGTACTATGTGGGGACAACCAGGCCCCCCTGAAGCGGCGTCTTCTGGAAAGCGGCCTGGCTCAGGACGTCCGCTTAGAGCTTCACGACGGCGTACAGCAGCCCTGGCTCCTGCTGGAGGCCAGGGACATTGCCGAGGACAAGTCCGAGGAGGTGTCCTCCGCCCTCCGGGATGAGCTGGAGCGGCTGTCCCGGGAGGGGCTGGATCACCGGCGGATCCTGGCGGCGCTGGACAATCTGGAGTTTGAGGCCCGGCAGCGGGACTATGGGCAGATGCCCCAGGGGCTTATGCTCTGCTTCCAGGTGATGGAGAGCTGGCTCTACGGCGGCGACCCTGCGGCAAATCTCAGCGTCGGTACGCTCTTTGACGGCTTGCGGGACAAGTGCGGGACAGGCTATTTTGAGGAGCTTCTAAAGCAGCTCATTTTAGAGAACCCCCATCACTGCCGGATCCTTGCACTGCCCTCCCACACCATAGGCCAGGAGCGCCGGGCCCAGGAGACAGCTCGGCTCAGTGCCATCCGATCCAGCTGGGGAACCGAGGAAGCCGCCGGCGTCCATCGCTTCCAGGAAGCTATCGCCGCCTGGCAGAACATGCCGGACACGCCGGAGCAGCTGGCGTCCATCCCCAGGCTTCGCCTTGACCAGATTCCGGCGGAGCCGGAAAAGCTGCCCATAGAGGAAGAATCCACCGGTTGCGTGACGCTCCTCCGCCATCGGCTGCCCACCAACGGTATCACCTATTGCAATCTCTATTTCGCGCTGGATGACTTGTCCCCAGAGGAACTGGCTAAGGCATCCTTTATGGCCCAGTTGTTCGGCTGTCTGGATACGGCTAAATACAGTCTGGCAGACCTGAGCCGGGAGATGCGCTCCCTGTTCGGGAATATCTGGTTCACGGTAGAAGCGTATGGGCGGCAAAACGCCCCGGACCGCTGCCGGACATTCCTGTGCGTTTCCTGCAGTATTCTGGACGCGAAACTGGAAAAAGCCCTGTCCCTCCTGACAGAGCTTTTAGTTGGACAGCAGTGGGAGAACTCCCAGCAGGCGCTCACCTTCCTGCGCCAGCGGCGGGCGGCGATGGCGGAGCAGATGGTCACGGCAGGACACAGCGCCGCCATGTCCAGGGTCCTGGCCTGCTCCACCGCCGAGGGTGCCGTCCAGGAGCAGGCGTCGGGCATCACCTTCCTGCGGTGGCTGACGGAACTGGAGCAGAACTTCCCCGCCCGCTTTCCTGCTTTGGCGCAGGATCTTATATCTCTGGCCCAGCGCATTTTCTGCCGCGCACGCATGACGGTCAGCGTCACTGCCGGGAATGAAGCTTCTGCCAAAACTGTCACCCGACTGCTTTCGTCCAGCCTGCCGCAGGGCAGCTTTGCCCTGCCCTGCACGGGGGCCGTTCTGCCCTGGGAACCCCGTCGGGAGGGGTTTGTGATCCCCTCCGGCGTATCATACGCGGCTCTGGGCGGCGTTTTCCAGGGAGCCGGAAGCGGCTCGGCGAAGGTCATGGGACGTACCGTCTCCCTTGCCCACCTTTGGAACACGGTACGGGTCCAAGGCGGGGCCTACGGCACGGGAATGGTTTTGCGTGACACAGGCTTTGCTGGATTCTACTCCTTCCGCGACCCCAGCGCCGCTCGGACGCTGGACTGCTACCGCACCTCCTCGGACTTTCTGAGAGGCATTGACATAGACCTGACCGGCATGATCACCGGCGCGGCGGCGGAGTCTGACCCGCTTCTGACAGCCCGCATGAAGGGCCGGATGGCAGACGCTCTCTACTGGCGGCAGATTAGCCACGAGGACCGGTGCCGCGTCCGCCGGGAGATGCTCGCCGCCGTGCCGGAAGATCTGAAAGCTCTGGCCGGCCCCGTGGAGGACCTGACAGCGCGGGGCAGCATCTGCGTCCTCGGCTCCCGACAGCAGGTGGACGCCTGTGCCGGTTGGCTGGACAATATAGTGGTACTCTGA